Proteins from one Camelina sativa cultivar DH55 chromosome 8, Cs, whole genome shotgun sequence genomic window:
- the LOC109125850 gene encoding myosin-17-like produces MTLEEVTRELCPMLSILHLYRISTMYWDGKYGTRSVSSDLVTNMRAMIPEDWERNPITSPFLLDNDSSIPFTVEDMSKSMEQVDVNYSEPPPHLINDDFDQLLYSLGQKVA; encoded by the exons ATGACCTTAGAAGAAGTAACAAGAGAACTCTGTCCG atGCTAAGTATACTGCACTTATACAGAATCAGCACAATGTATTGGGATGGCAAATATGGCACTCGGAGTGTTTCTTCAGAT TTGGTTACAAACATGAGGGCTATGATTCCAGAGGACTGGGAACGGAATCCCATAACCAGTCCCTTCCTTTTGGACAATGACTCGAG CATTCCATTCACTGTGGAGGATATGTCAAAGTCAATGGAACAAGTGGATGTAAACTACTCTGAACCCCCTCCTCATTTGATCAACGACGATTTTGATCAGCTCCTTTACTCACTCGGGCAGAAGGTGGCATAG
- the LOC104706391 gene encoding LRR receptor-like serine/threonine-protein kinase EFR, producing the protein MKLSLPLAFNATILLLHFCSVVFGQFRFSNETDMEALLEFKSQVSENKREVLASWNHSSSYCNWIGVLCGRKERRVISLDLGGFKLAGAISPSIGNLSFLRLLNLGDNSFGSTIPQEVGMLHRLQYLNMSYNLLEGRIPPSLSNCSRLLNLDLSSNQLGHNIPSELGSLSKLVILFLEQNNLTGRFPSSLGNLTSLQELDFAYNHMDGEIPDDVARLTQMVYFQAAVNQFSGVFPPALYTISSLVYLSLATNRFSGNLRDDFGDLLPNLSILLLGENQFTGAIPSTLANISSLGRFHISYNYLTGSIPLSFGKLSNLWWLGISTNALGSNSFSGLEFIGALANCTRLEFLDVGDNRLGGELPASMSNLSTKLTSLSLGGNLISGTIPSDIGNLENLQELSLETNFLTGGLPVSFGKLLELRVVDLYSNAISGEIPSYFGNMTQLQKLHLNNNSFHGKIPQSLGRCRYLLDLWIDANKLNGTIPQEILQTPSLAYIDLSDNLLTGPFPEEVGKLKLLVGLGASNNKLSGQMPQSIGGCLSLEFLYMQGNSFDGAIPDISRLVSLKNVDFSNNNFSGCIPQYLAKFPLLRNINLSMNKFEGRVPTTGVFRNATAVSVFGNKNLCGGVIEMQLKPCTVQASPRKRKPLSIGKKVASGIASLLLIIIVASMCWFMKRRKKNNASDSNQPDSTTLGMFHEKVSYEELYSATSGFSSTNLIGSGNFGNVYKGLLGFENKLVAVKVLNLLKHGATKSFMAECETFKGVRHRNLVRLITVCSSLDSKGNEFRALVYEFMPKGSLDMWLQPEDEERGDEHSRSLTLAEKLNIAIDVASALEYLHVHCHDPVAHCDVKPSNVLLDDDLTAHVGDFGLARLLYKFDRESFLNKFSSAGVRGTIGYAAPEYGMGGQPSIQGDVYSFGILLLEIFTGKKPTDESFAGDYNLHSYTKSVLSGCTSSRGGNAIDELLRLVLQLGIMCSEEYPRDRMRTAEAVQELISIRSKFFSSKRTNKELSPRDAPESSPQEWMLNADMNTI; encoded by the exons ATGAAGCTGTCTCTTCCACTTGCTTTCAATGCTACTATCTTGTTACTTCATTTTTGCAGCGTGGTCTTTGGTCAGTTCAGGTTTTCAAATGAGACTGATATGGAAGCTTTGCTTGAGTTCAAGTCTCAAGTTTCTGAAAACAAGAGAGAGGTCTTGGCCTCATGGAATCACTCCTCCTCATATTGCAATTGGATTGGGGTTTTATGTGGCCGCAAAGAAAGAAGAGTTATAAGTCTGGACCTTGGAGGATTCAAGTTGGCCGGTGCGATCTCACCCTCCATTGgtaatctctcttttctcagaTTACTTAATCTTGGGGACAACTCTTTTGGAAGTACCATCCCTCAAGAGGTGGGAATGCTACACAGGCTTCAGTACTTGAACATGAGTTATAATCTTCTTGAAGGAAGGATTCCGCCTAGTCTTTCTAATTGCTCTAGACTGTTGAACCTTGATTTGTCGTCAAACCAGCTTGGACATAACATTCCCTCAGAACTTGGTTCACTTTCTAAGCTTGTCATTCTGTTTCTGGAGCAAAACAACCTTACAGGACGGTTTCCCTCATCTTTAGGAAACTTGACATCACTCCAGGAACTTGACTTTGCATATAACCATATGGATGGGGAGATTCCAGATGATGTAGCTAGATTGACCCAAATGGTGTACTTCCAAGCAGCAGTGAATCAATTTTCAGGTGTTTTTCCTCCTGCATTGTACACCATCTCCTCACTTGTGTATTTATCCCTGGCCACCAATAGGTTTTCGGGTAATCTTAGGGATGATTTTGGTGATCTTCTACCAAACCTAAGTATACTTCTTTTAGGAGAAAATCAGTTTACTGGAGCTATTCCCTCAACACTTGCCAATATCTCAAGCCTTGGAAGGTTTCATATCTCATATAATTACCTGACAGGAAGTATCCCTTTGAGCTTTGGAAAATTAAGTAATCTGTGGTGGTTAGGGATAAGTACTAACGCTCTGGGGAGTAACTCTTTCAGTGGTCTTGAATTTATTGGTGCATTGGCGAACTGCACTCGACTAGAGTTCTTAGATGTTGGAGACAATAGGCTTGGAGGTGAGCTGCCTGCCTCCATGTCCAATCTGTCCACCAAGTTGACTAGTCTGTCCCTTGGAGGAAATCTTATCTCTGGGACCATTCCTAGTGACATCGGGAATCTTGAAAACCTGCAAGAACTCAGtttagaaacaaattttttgacAGGAGGACTTCCAGTCTCTTTCGGGAAGCTTTTGGAATTGCGAGTGGTGGATCTGTATTCAAATGCAATATCCGGGGAAATACCGTCTTATTTTGGCAACATGACTCAGTTGCAAAAGCTCCATTTGAATAACAATAGTTTCCATGGAAAAATCCCTCAGAGTCTTGGACGTTGTCGATACTTGCTAGACCTATGGATTGATGCAAATAAGTTAAATGGGACTATACCTCAGGAAATACTGCAAACTCCATCCCTCGCTTACATAGATCTGTCAGACAATTTATTGACCGGCCCTTTTCCGGAAGAGGTTGGAAAGTTAAAACTTCTTGTGGGACTAGGTGCTTCGAACAACAAATTATCAGGACAGATGCCACAAAGCATAGGGGGTTGTCTCTCGTTGGAATTTCTCTATATGCAAGGAAATTCGTTTGATGGAGCCATTCCAGATATAAGCCGGTTGGTAAGCCTAAAAAATGTTGACTTCTCCAACAACAATTTCTCTGGCTGCATCCCTCAATATCTTGCCAAATTTCCTTTGCTGCGAAATATAAATCTCTCTATGAATAAGTTCGAGGGAAGGGTGCCAACGACAGGAGTGTTTCGAAATGCTACAGctgtttctgtttttggaaacaaaaatctaTGCGGAGGCGTCATAGAAATGCAACTAAAGCCATGCACTGTGCAGGCATCACCAAGGAAGAGAAAGCCTCTCTCAATTGGAAAGAAAGTTGCCAGTGGTATAGCTTCACTTTTGCTAATCATAATTGTGGCTTCTATGTGTTGGTTcatgaagaggagaaagaagaataaTGCCAGTGACAGTAACCAACCTGATTCTACTACTTTGGGGATGTTCCATGAGAAGGTAAGTTATGAAGAGCTTTATAGTGCAACAAGTGGCTTCTCTTCAACCAATCTGATTGGTTCAGGCAATTTTGGTAATGTTTATAAAGGATTGCTAGGCTTTGAGAATAAACTCGTCGCTGTTAAAGTTCTGAACCTCCTAAAGCATGGAGCAACTAAAAGCTTTATGGCGGAATGTGAGACCTTCAAGGGTGTACGGCATCGTAACCTTGTAAGACTGATAACAGTTTGTTCAAGCCTCGATTCCAAGGGAAATGAATTCAGAGCTCTGGTCTATGAGTTCATGCCAAAAGGAAGTCTGGATATGTGGCTGCAGCCAGAAGATGAGGAAAGGGGAGATGAACACTCGAGATCCTTAACacttgcagagaaactcaacaTAGCAATAGATGTGGCTTCCGCATTGGAGTATCTGCACGTTCATTGTCATGACCCTGTAGCTCACTGTGATGTTAAGCCAAGCAACGTTCTTCTAGACGATGATCTGACTGCTCATGTTGGTGACTTTGGTTTGGCTCGGCTTTTGTATAAGTTTGATCGAGAATCCTTTCTGAACAAGTTTAGTTCTGCCGGTGTCAGAGGCACTATTGGCTATGCCGCACCAG AATATGGAATGGGAGGTCAACCATCAATACAAGGAGATGTTTACAGCTTTGGAATTCTACTTTTGGAGATATTTACTGGAAAGAAACCAACAGATGAATCATTTGCAGGCGATTATAACCTCCACAGCTACACGAAGTCAGTATTGTCGGGTTGCACAAGCAGTAGAGGCGGAAACGCCATTGATGAGTTATTGAGACTGGTTTTGCAATTGGGAATAATGTGTTCTGAAGAATATCCAAGGGATAGGATGAGAACTGCTGAAGCAGTTCAAGAATTAATCTCAATCAGATCTAAGTTCTTCAGTTCCAAGAGAACTAATAAAGAGCTAAGCCCCCGGGACGCTCCAGAAAGTTCTCCTCAGGAATGGATGTTAAATGCGGACATGAATACAATCTAG
- the LOC104706390 gene encoding myosin-17-like, with translation MDPFTEVDTDIQAKQDTGALREREGTEKTIEETPPENQEVLVKCISQNLGYDGGKPVAAYVIYKCLIHWRSFEDKSTNIFNRIVQVLASATEVPDNNNEVLAYWLSNLATLFLLLRRMSASASATTTPVTSRAFKQKLVAFIEGIYGMITDNLKKEILPLLELCIKNPGTIAENTQPLVAHWLSIVEILNSYLNLMKANNVPPFLVSKIFTQVFSFINPELFTRHVHL, from the exons ATGGATCCTTTTACTGAGGTTGATACTGACATTCAG GCTAAACAAGACACTGGAGCCCTTAGAGAACGGGAGGGTACAGAGAAAACTATTGAAGAAACACCTCCT GAAAACCAGGAAGTACTAGTGAAGTGCATCTCACAAAACCTTGGATATGATGGAGGCAAGCCTGTTGCTGCATATGTCATTTACAAATGTCTCATCCACTGGAGATCATTTGAAGACAAAAGCACCAACATCTTTAACCGTATTGTTCAAGTGCTTGCTTCGGCCACTGAA GTCCCAGATAATAATAACGAGGTTTTGGCATATTGGTTATCTAATTTAGCCACGTTGTTTCTCCTACTGCGACGCATGTCCGCAAGCGCAAGTGCTACTACAACACCAGTGACGTCCCGA GCATTCAAGCAGAAGCTTGTTGCATTCATCGAGGGAATATATGGAATGATCACAGATAATCTAAAGAAAGAGATCCTTCCTCTCCTTGAGTTGTGTATCAAG AACCCAGGGACGATAGCAGAAAACACACAACCTCTAGTTGCTCATTGGCTTAGTATTGTGGAAATCCTAAACAGTTACCTGAATCTAATGAAAGCAAACAAT GTTCCACCTTTTTTAGTCAGCAAAATATTCACACAAGTATTCAGCTTCATCAATCCTGAACTTTTTACCAGGCATGTTCACTTGTAA